In Edaphobacter paludis, a single window of DNA contains:
- a CDS encoding lipopolysaccharide biosynthesis protein: MDNSVKRRLTLGFISNWISKLASTIIQLIQVPVFLHFWTVPVYGEWMILNSIPSYLSFSNIGFGSVAGNEMTMMVAREDRQGALRVFQSCWWFIGMICSAVIALLSVILYYVPAARLLKIHDINPSDAKWIIFYLGVSVMLGQFEQLLQSAYRCIGRYPYGTFIKSIFSLSAFTCMILAVVFNAGPRITALVFACANITGTIILCILVQRDIPWIEYGWKHASFAEIRALARPAIAFMGFPIGNALNLQGTLLAVGYALGPTAVVVFGTARTVSRVALQMVQMVNSTFEPEMSIAYGARNLPLVRSLLRRACQLALIVAVVIVLGMMSVGPWFLHHWTGGHVPPSRVLLDILLLVVILYALWSTSSVLMTSTNQHQRLATFYVLGTSIACTLCYFLARAFGLYGAAASLLVSEIVMNLYVVPATLRISQDTLSAFAASMFHYPKALRPAALLARVRRSSPGLES; the protein is encoded by the coding sequence ATGGATAATTCCGTAAAACGCCGCTTGACCCTTGGCTTTATCTCCAACTGGATCAGCAAGTTAGCTTCAACCATCATTCAACTCATCCAGGTTCCGGTCTTCCTCCACTTCTGGACCGTGCCGGTCTATGGCGAGTGGATGATCCTCAACTCCATCCCCTCATACCTTAGTTTCAGCAACATAGGCTTCGGAAGCGTCGCTGGCAATGAGATGACCATGATGGTCGCCCGCGAAGACCGCCAGGGCGCGCTTCGCGTCTTTCAGAGTTGTTGGTGGTTTATCGGCATGATCTGTAGTGCGGTCATTGCTCTGCTGAGCGTCATTCTGTACTACGTTCCCGCAGCCCGTCTTCTCAAAATTCACGATATCAACCCATCCGACGCCAAATGGATCATCTTCTATCTGGGCGTCTCGGTCATGCTGGGGCAGTTTGAGCAGCTTCTGCAGTCTGCTTATCGCTGCATCGGCCGCTATCCCTACGGAACTTTCATCAAGAGCATCTTCTCGCTCTCTGCCTTCACCTGCATGATCCTCGCCGTCGTCTTCAACGCCGGCCCGCGCATCACCGCCCTTGTCTTCGCCTGCGCCAACATCACGGGTACCATCATCCTCTGCATTCTGGTTCAGCGAGACATCCCCTGGATTGAATATGGATGGAAACACGCCAGTTTCGCCGAAATCCGCGCTCTCGCCCGGCCTGCGATTGCGTTTATGGGCTTTCCTATCGGCAATGCGCTGAACCTGCAAGGCACCTTGCTCGCCGTCGGATACGCCCTGGGTCCGACCGCTGTCGTCGTCTTCGGCACCGCCCGCACCGTCTCCCGCGTCGCGCTCCAGATGGTCCAAATGGTAAACAGCACCTTCGAGCCGGAGATGTCGATTGCCTATGGCGCAAGGAATCTTCCGCTCGTCCGCTCTCTTCTGCGCCGTGCCTGCCAGTTGGCGTTGATCGTTGCGGTCGTCATCGTTCTGGGAATGATGTCAGTCGGCCCCTGGTTTCTTCATCACTGGACCGGTGGGCATGTACCGCCCAGCCGCGTACTGCTCGACATTCTTCTGCTGGTCGTCATTCTCTACGCGCTCTGGTCCACCAGTTCGGTGCTGATGACGTCTACCAATCAGCACCAGCGACTCGCTACCTTCTACGTCCTAGGAACCAGCATCGCCTGTACTCTCTGCTACTTCCTCGCCCGTGCCTTTGGCCTGTACGGCGCCGCCGCCTCACTGCTCGTGTCGGAGATCGTCATGAATCTGTATGTAGTCCCTGCCACCTTACGCATCTCGCAGGACACCTTGTCAGCATTCGCCGCCAGTATGTTCCACTATCCAAAGGCGTTGCGTCCCGCCGCCCTCCTTGCCCGCGTTCGCAGGTCAAGCCCGGGCTTGGAGAGCTGA